Proteins from a genomic interval of Streptomyces sp. NBC_00820:
- a CDS encoding ABC transporter ATP-binding protein, with translation MTPDPALPTLTELADRVAQTRDRPAYGHDALITCDRLVRVFSADGIEVQALQGLDLLVREGELMALVGASGSGKSTLMNILAGLDTPTAGAAKVAGRDLLTMTARDRLAYRREAVGFVWQQTSRNLLPYLTAAQNVALPLQLAGTRGRRSRAARTARALELLELLQVADCRDRRPHEMSGGQQQRVAIAVALTNAPAVLLADEPTGELDSSTAAQIFEAFRTANETLGTTIVIVTHDQTVAGEVRRTVAIRDGRTSTEVLRRSEVDVTTGHETVVAREYAMLDRAGRLQLPAEYTRALNMRDRVALELEPDHIGVWPDDSEQD, from the coding sequence ATGACGCCAGACCCCGCCCTCCCCACCCTCACCGAGCTGGCCGACCGGGTCGCTCAGACCCGCGACCGCCCCGCCTACGGCCACGACGCCCTCATCACCTGCGACCGTCTGGTCCGCGTCTTCTCCGCGGACGGCATCGAGGTACAGGCGCTGCAGGGCCTCGACCTCCTTGTGAGAGAGGGCGAGTTGATGGCCCTGGTCGGGGCGTCGGGCAGCGGGAAGTCCACCCTGATGAACATCCTCGCCGGCCTGGACACCCCCACCGCGGGCGCGGCCAAGGTCGCCGGCCGGGACCTGCTCACCATGACCGCGAGGGACCGCCTGGCCTATCGCCGCGAGGCCGTCGGCTTCGTCTGGCAGCAGACCTCCCGCAACCTGCTCCCCTACCTCACCGCGGCCCAGAACGTGGCTCTCCCCCTCCAGCTCGCCGGCACCCGGGGCCGCCGCTCCCGCGCAGCCCGCACCGCCCGCGCCCTGGAGCTCCTGGAGCTGCTCCAGGTGGCCGACTGCCGGGACCGCCGCCCGCACGAGATGTCCGGCGGCCAGCAGCAACGCGTCGCGATCGCGGTGGCCCTCACCAACGCCCCGGCGGTCCTGCTCGCCGACGAACCCACCGGCGAACTCGACTCGAGCACGGCCGCGCAGATCTTCGAGGCGTTCCGTACGGCGAACGAGACCCTCGGCACCACGATCGTCATCGTCACCCACGACCAGACGGTGGCGGGCGAGGTCCGCCGCACGGTCGCCATCCGCGACGGCCGCACCTCGACCGAGGTGCTGCGCCGCAGCGAGGTGGACGTCACGACGGGACACGAGACGGTGGTCGCCCGCGAGTACGCCATGCTCGACCGCGCCGGCCGCCTCCAGCTGCCCGCCGAGTACACCCGGGCCCTGAACATGCGCGACCGCGTGGCCCTGGAACTGGAGCCGGACCACATCGGCGTGTGGCCGGACGACAGCGAGCAGGACTAG
- a CDS encoding acyl-CoA thioesterase, translated as MRHIYRCPLRWSDMDAYGHVNNAVFVRYLEEARIDFLFRPDKDFQQGSVVARHEIDYKRQLVHRHHPVDIELWISEIRAASFTITCEVKDDDLVYVRASTVVVPFDFEAQRPRRITPEEREFLQEYRDDADEEEAVAA; from the coding sequence TTGCGCCACATCTACCGCTGCCCGTTGCGCTGGTCGGACATGGACGCGTACGGACATGTCAACAACGCGGTCTTCGTCCGTTACCTGGAGGAAGCCCGTATCGATTTCCTGTTCCGCCCGGACAAGGACTTCCAGCAGGGGTCCGTGGTGGCGCGCCACGAGATCGACTACAAGCGGCAGCTCGTGCACCGGCACCACCCGGTGGACATAGAGCTGTGGATCTCCGAGATCCGGGCCGCGTCCTTCACCATCACCTGTGAGGTGAAGGACGACGACCTCGTGTACGTGCGGGCCTCCACCGTCGTCGTGCCGTTCGACTTCGAGGCCCAGCGGCCGCGCCGGATCACCCCTGAGGAGCGGGAGTTCCTCCAGGAGTACCGGGACGACGCCGACGAGGAGGAGGCCGTCGCCGCATGA
- the ettA gene encoding energy-dependent translational throttle protein EttA, protein MAEYIYTMRKARKAHGDKVILDDVTLSFLPGAKIGVVGPNGAGKSTVLQIMAGLQQPSNGDAFLSPGYSVGILMQEPKLNEEKTVLENVQDGVAEIKGKLDRFNEIAELMATDYSDALLDEMGKLQEELDHANAWDLDAQLEQAMDALGCPPGDWQVTNLSGGEKRRVALCKLLLEQPDLLLLDEPTNHLDAESVNWLEQHLAKYPGTVVAITHDRYFLDNVAEWILELDRGRAYPYEGNYSTYLETKQTRLKVEGQKDAKRAKRLKEELEWVRSNAKGRQAKSKARLARYEEMAAEADKMRKLDFEEIQIPPGPRLGSIVVEVDKLNKAFGEKVLVDGLSFTLPRNGIVGVIGPNGAGKTTLFKMIQGLETPDSGDIKVGETVKISYVDQTRANLDPKKTLWEVVSDGLDYINVGQVEMPSRAYVSAFGFKGPDQQKPTGVLSGGERNRLNLALTLKQGGNLLLLDEPTNDLDVETLSSLENALLDFPGCAVVVSHDRWFLDRVATHILAYEGESKWFWFEGNFESYEKNKIERLGADAARPHRATYKKLTRG, encoded by the coding sequence TTGGCTGAGTACATTTACACCATGCGCAAGGCGCGCAAGGCGCACGGCGACAAGGTGATCCTCGATGACGTCACCCTGAGCTTCCTGCCTGGCGCGAAGATCGGCGTCGTCGGCCCGAACGGTGCCGGTAAGTCGACCGTCCTGCAGATCATGGCGGGCCTCCAGCAGCCGTCGAACGGTGACGCGTTCCTCTCCCCGGGCTACAGCGTGGGCATCCTGATGCAGGAGCCCAAGCTGAACGAGGAGAAGACTGTCCTGGAGAACGTCCAGGACGGTGTCGCTGAGATCAAGGGCAAGCTCGACCGGTTCAACGAGATCGCCGAGCTGATGGCGACCGACTACTCCGACGCGCTGCTCGACGAGATGGGCAAGCTCCAGGAGGAGCTGGACCACGCCAACGCCTGGGACCTCGACGCGCAGCTGGAGCAGGCCATGGACGCCCTGGGCTGCCCGCCCGGCGACTGGCAGGTCACCAACCTCTCCGGTGGCGAGAAGCGCCGCGTCGCGCTCTGCAAGCTGCTGCTGGAGCAGCCCGACCTGCTGCTCCTCGACGAGCCCACCAACCACCTCGACGCCGAGTCGGTGAACTGGCTGGAGCAGCACCTGGCCAAGTACCCGGGCACCGTCGTGGCCATCACCCACGACCGGTACTTCCTGGACAACGTCGCCGAGTGGATCCTCGAGCTGGACCGCGGCCGCGCCTACCCCTACGAGGGCAACTACTCCACCTACCTGGAGACCAAGCAGACCCGTCTGAAGGTCGAGGGCCAGAAGGACGCCAAGCGCGCCAAGCGGCTCAAGGAAGAGCTGGAGTGGGTGCGGTCGAACGCCAAGGGGCGTCAGGCCAAGTCCAAGGCCCGCCTCGCCCGCTACGAGGAGATGGCCGCCGAGGCCGACAAGATGCGGAAGCTGGACTTCGAGGAGATCCAGATCCCGCCGGGCCCGCGTCTGGGCAGCATCGTCGTCGAGGTCGACAAGCTCAACAAGGCCTTCGGCGAGAAGGTCCTCGTCGACGGTCTGAGCTTCACCCTGCCGCGCAACGGCATCGTCGGCGTCATCGGCCCGAACGGCGCCGGCAAGACCACGCTGTTCAAGATGATCCAGGGTCTGGAGACCCCGGACTCCGGCGACATCAAGGTCGGCGAGACCGTCAAGATCTCGTACGTCGACCAGACGCGCGCCAACCTCGACCCGAAGAAGACGCTGTGGGAGGTCGTGTCCGACGGCCTCGACTACATCAACGTCGGCCAGGTCGAGATGCCGAGCCGGGCGTACGTGTCCGCCTTCGGCTTCAAGGGCCCGGACCAGCAGAAGCCGACCGGCGTCCTGTCCGGTGGTGAGCGCAACCGCCTCAACCTGGCGCTGACCCTCAAGCAGGGCGGCAACCTGCTGCTCCTCGACGAGCCCACCAACGACCTCGACGTCGAGACCCTCTCCAGCCTGGAGAACGCGCTGCTGGACTTCCCCGGCTGCGCCGTCGTGGTCTCCCACGACCGCTGGTTCCTGGACCGGGTCGCCACGCACATCCTCGCCTACGAGGGTGAGTCGAAGTGGTTCTGGTTCGAGGGCAACTTCGAGTCGTACGAGAAGAACAAGATCGAGCGGCTCGGTGCGGACGCCGCCCGCCCGCACCGTGCCACCTACAAGAAGCTGACTCGGGGCTGA
- a CDS encoding TQXA domain-containing protein produces MLAAFSGFARSTGAVRAGAVTLVSGLALTGVLSGAGAALAADDGTPRSQGGATATINGLKIYGEAVVHEDGTDQPVAAGLFEMSVNDGGTLQTYGVDLHNPVQGDAQYQETPWSGTSLGANKNAGRIRWILQNSYPQVNDLAALAREAGASGLTEQDAAAGTQVAIWRYSDGAKVDAVDPRAEKLAAYLYKSARDIAEPQASLTLDPPAVSGHPGDLLGPVTVHTNARSVTVTAPADAAYSGVRIIDKTGNVITSATDGSRLYFDIPEDAADGSAELAVLASTTVPVGRAFASESRSPTQILAGSSESTVSAAADVTWAAKGAIPAVSERKNCAKGGVDVTAADKGDLPFTFELMGAEHTVAPGAAGTVTVPLQEDQPYDFTLTGSNGFSQRFTGVLDCKTQGVITTQTTQTLSRPGPAVSDPATVDTDLAATGASAVTPMIAGVAIGLVVIGGAVLVYLRKREMQPGE; encoded by the coding sequence GTGCTTGCTGCGTTCTCTGGGTTCGCCCGGTCCACCGGTGCCGTCCGGGCCGGTGCCGTGACCCTGGTCTCCGGTCTGGCGCTGACAGGTGTGCTGTCCGGCGCCGGTGCCGCCCTGGCCGCCGACGACGGCACTCCGCGAAGTCAGGGCGGGGCGACGGCCACGATCAACGGCCTCAAGATCTACGGCGAGGCCGTGGTCCACGAGGACGGCACCGACCAGCCGGTGGCCGCGGGTCTGTTCGAGATGTCCGTGAACGACGGCGGCACCCTGCAGACGTACGGCGTCGACCTCCACAACCCCGTCCAGGGCGACGCGCAGTACCAGGAGACGCCCTGGAGCGGCACCTCGCTGGGCGCCAACAAGAACGCCGGCCGGATCCGCTGGATCCTGCAGAACTCCTACCCCCAGGTCAACGACCTCGCCGCGCTCGCCCGGGAGGCGGGCGCGAGCGGTCTGACCGAGCAGGACGCGGCGGCCGGGACGCAGGTGGCCATCTGGCGCTACTCGGACGGTGCGAAGGTCGACGCCGTCGACCCGCGGGCCGAGAAGCTCGCCGCCTATCTGTACAAGAGCGCCCGGGACATCGCCGAGCCGCAGGCCTCGCTGACCCTGGACCCGCCCGCGGTCTCCGGCCACCCCGGTGACCTGCTGGGACCGGTGACCGTGCACACCAACGCGCGCAGCGTGACGGTGACGGCGCCGGCGGACGCCGCGTACAGCGGAGTGCGGATCATCGACAAGACCGGCAACGTGATCACCTCGGCGACGGACGGCAGCCGGCTGTACTTCGACATTCCCGAGGACGCGGCGGACGGCTCGGCCGAGCTGGCCGTGCTGGCCTCCACCACCGTGCCGGTGGGCCGCGCCTTCGCCTCCGAGTCCCGCAGCCCCACCCAGATCCTGGCCGGGTCCAGCGAGTCCACCGTGTCCGCCGCCGCGGACGTCACCTGGGCGGCCAAGGGCGCGATACCGGCGGTGTCGGAGCGGAAGAACTGCGCCAAGGGCGGCGTGGACGTCACCGCGGCCGACAAGGGGGACCTCCCCTTCACCTTCGAGCTGATGGGTGCCGAGCACACGGTCGCCCCCGGAGCCGCCGGCACGGTCACGGTCCCGCTCCAGGAGGACCAGCCGTACGACTTCACGCTCACCGGTTCCAACGGCTTCAGCCAGCGCTTCACCGGCGTCCTCGACTGCAAGACGCAGGGCGTGATCACCACGCAGACCACCCAGACCCTCAGCCGGCCCGGCCCCGCGGTCTCCGACCCCGCCACGGTCGACACCGACCTCGCCGCCACCGGTGCCTCCGCGGTCACCCCGATGATCGCCGGCGTGGCCATCGGCCTCGTGGTCATCGGCGGCGCGGTCCTGGTCTACCTGCGCAAGCGGGAGATGCAGCCGGGCGAGTGA
- a CDS encoding single-stranded DNA-binding protein yields the protein MNETLVCVVGNVATTPVYRELQAGPSVRFRLAVTSRYWDREKSVWTDGHTNFFTVWANRQLAGNVMASVEVGQPVVVQGRLKVRTEVRAGQQSWASADIDAVTIGHDLARGTAAFRRSPRPESPPPAARPEPAWETPPPETLREGEAAQPHPEAVMVT from the coding sequence ATGAACGAGACCTTGGTCTGCGTGGTGGGCAACGTGGCGACGACGCCGGTGTACCGGGAACTGCAGGCCGGGCCGTCGGTCAGGTTCCGGCTGGCGGTGACCTCGCGGTACTGGGACCGGGAGAAGAGCGTCTGGACGGACGGCCACACCAACTTCTTCACGGTGTGGGCCAATCGCCAGCTGGCGGGCAATGTGATGGCGTCGGTGGAGGTGGGGCAGCCCGTTGTCGTGCAGGGCCGGCTGAAGGTGCGCACGGAGGTGCGGGCGGGGCAGCAGAGCTGGGCGTCGGCCGACATCGACGCGGTGACGATCGGCCACGATCTGGCGCGCGGCACCGCGGCCTTCCGCCGCTCGCCCAGGCCCGAGTCGCCACCACCGGCGGCACGTCCGGAGCCGGCGTGGGAGACACCGCCACCCGAGACGCTCAGGGAGGGTGAGGCGGCCCAACCCCACCCGGAGGCAGTGATGGTGACGTGA
- a CDS encoding YfjP family GTPase, producing the protein MDYTDHTDHADHVDRTDHMDHAGRADHADHMDTDRMDHAGHGGYSGHADRTGHPDSADRHTGDFRQAAADERVTERADGPRGAGSGPGSVVSGRPAGEGDAEARTEAGSVRESGIEAEVDGDGEGEGGGDVEAAAGESDGGEDVRGARARVGDGGDPGADPDPAEVWDDGLIARRVTEREAATLAAEHTGALDATARGGNSGGNGPEPLAYDGPLRSRLDALRELVGLSRARLDSDTLAEAGRVLDEAAARRRLSGQHTVVAIAGATGSGKSQLFNTMAGVAISETGVRRPTTASPIACSWSDGAATLIDRLGIPGRLRRRPLQSAEAEAQLRGLVLIDLPDHDSAAVQHREQVDRILKLVDAVIWVVDPEKYADAVLHERYLRPMAGHAEVMFVVLNQVDRLPGEAADQVLDDLRRLLDEDGIALGEHGEPGATVLALSALTGKGVGELRESLGQFVTARGAAARRVSADVDAAASGLRPVYATGRHNGLSEEAREDFSARLADAVGATAAGEAAERAWLRNANRACGTPWLRLWRWHQNRSRGPVTGSLPLRTQADEEATARQRVEQAVRSVSDRASSGLPAPWSQAVREAAARGSQGLPEALDELAARAGMPAGRPPRPGWWPVAVLVQAAMTLLQVVGGLWLVGQIAGVMAPNLGVPVLLMLCGIVGGPLVEWSCRMAARGPARRYGTDAERRLREAAASCGRARVLDPLAAELLRYREVREQYGRVVQAGVG; encoded by the coding sequence ATGGATTACACAGATCACACAGATCACGCGGACCACGTAGATCGCACGGATCACATGGATCACGCAGGTCGCGCAGATCACGCAGATCACATGGACACGGATCGCATGGATCACGCCGGGCACGGCGGCTATTCGGGGCACGCAGACCGCACCGGTCATCCGGATTCAGCGGACCGCCACACGGGTGACTTCAGGCAGGCGGCGGCGGACGAGCGGGTCACCGAGCGGGCCGACGGACCCCGGGGAGCGGGCTCCGGTCCGGGGAGCGTCGTGAGCGGTCGTCCCGCCGGTGAGGGTGACGCGGAGGCTCGTACGGAGGCCGGTTCGGTGCGCGAGTCCGGGATCGAGGCCGAGGTCGACGGTGACGGGGAGGGCGAGGGCGGCGGCGACGTGGAGGCCGCGGCGGGCGAGAGCGACGGCGGCGAGGACGTCCGTGGGGCTCGCGCGCGCGTGGGCGACGGCGGTGACCCGGGTGCGGACCCCGATCCCGCCGAGGTCTGGGACGACGGCCTCATCGCCCGCCGCGTGACCGAGAGGGAGGCCGCCACCCTCGCCGCCGAGCACACCGGTGCCCTCGACGCCACCGCGCGCGGCGGCAACAGCGGCGGCAACGGCCCGGAGCCGCTGGCCTACGACGGCCCGCTGCGCTCCCGCCTGGACGCGCTGCGCGAGCTGGTCGGACTGTCCCGCGCCCGCCTGGACAGCGACACCCTCGCCGAAGCGGGCCGGGTGCTCGACGAGGCGGCCGCCCGGCGCAGGCTCTCCGGGCAGCACACCGTCGTCGCCATCGCGGGCGCCACCGGCAGCGGCAAGTCGCAGCTGTTCAACACCATGGCCGGCGTGGCGATCTCGGAGACCGGGGTACGGCGCCCGACCACCGCGTCCCCCATCGCGTGCAGCTGGAGCGACGGCGCCGCGACCCTCATCGACCGGCTCGGCATCCCCGGCCGGCTGCGCCGCCGCCCCTTGCAGAGCGCGGAGGCCGAGGCACAGTTGCGCGGACTGGTCCTGATCGACCTGCCCGACCACGACTCCGCCGCCGTACAGCACCGCGAACAGGTCGACCGGATCCTGAAGCTCGTGGACGCGGTCATCTGGGTGGTCGACCCCGAGAAGTACGCCGACGCCGTCCTGCACGAGCGCTATCTGCGGCCCATGGCCGGTCACGCCGAAGTCATGTTCGTCGTCCTCAACCAGGTCGACCGGCTGCCCGGGGAGGCCGCCGACCAGGTCCTGGACGACCTGCGCCGGCTCCTCGACGAGGACGGCATCGCGCTCGGTGAGCACGGAGAGCCGGGCGCCACCGTGCTCGCCCTGTCCGCGCTCACCGGCAAGGGCGTGGGTGAACTGCGGGAGTCCCTGGGCCAGTTCGTGACGGCGCGCGGCGCGGCCGCCCGCCGGGTGTCCGCCGACGTGGACGCCGCCGCTTCGGGACTGCGGCCCGTGTACGCCACGGGACGGCACAACGGCCTCAGCGAGGAGGCGCGGGAGGACTTCTCCGCCCGGCTCGCCGACGCGGTCGGCGCCACGGCGGCCGGCGAGGCTGCCGAACGCGCCTGGCTGCGCAACGCCAACCGCGCCTGCGGCACCCCCTGGCTGCGGCTGTGGCGCTGGCACCAGAACCGAAGCCGGGGTCCCGTCACGGGCAGTCTGCCGCTGCGCACCCAGGCCGACGAGGAGGCCACGGCGCGCCAGCGCGTGGAGCAGGCGGTCCGTTCGGTGTCCGACCGCGCTTCCTCGGGGCTGCCCGCGCCTTGGTCGCAGGCGGTGCGCGAGGCGGCCGCACGGGGCTCCCAGGGGTTGCCCGAGGCGCTGGACGAGCTGGCGGCCCGTGCCGGAATGCCGGCGGGCCGGCCGCCCCGGCCCGGGTGGTGGCCGGTGGCCGTCCTGGTCCAGGCGGCGATGACGCTCCTCCAGGTCGTGGGCGGGTTGTGGCTGGTGGGCCAGATCGCCGGAGTCATGGCCCCCAACCTCGGGGTGCCGGTGCTGTTGATGCTGTGCGGGATCGTCGGCGGCCCGCTGGTGGAGTGGAGCTGCCGGATGGCGGCACGGGGGCCGGCGCGGCGGTACGGCACGGATGCGGAGAGGCGGCTGCGTGAGGCCGCCGCGAGCTGCGGCCGGGCCCGCGTGCTCGACCCGCTGGCCGCGGAGCTGCTGCGATACCGGGAGGTGCGGGAGCAGTACGGGCGGGTTGTGCAGGCGGGGGTGGGGTGA